A region of the Leptospiraceae bacterium genome:
TACTTATGCTAGCTGTTGTGCTACCTCCGCTATTCGTAGCGGTTATGGTATAGATGGTTGCTGACAGACTGTGTGAAAAGTCTCGTTATTGAATATTTTTTGTTTGTCAGGAATGTAATGTATATAGAAAATTTCCTTATAACGATAAAGAGTTATAGGTGCAGCTATGAATTATATACAAGGAACTTCTCGAGAACAGATAGTATTATACAGTGAATGTTTGGATAACGTCATAAAAGAAGATAGTCCGGTAAGGGTTATTGATGCCTATGTTGATAATCTCGATCTTAAAAAATTAGGTTTTAAAATTCCAAAGTTAGAAACAGGTAAACCACCATATAATCCACATGATTTACTAAAAATATATTTATACGGATATATAGAACGAATCCGAAGTAGCAGAAAATTAGAGAAGGAATGTAATAGAAACCAGGAACTTAGGTGGTTAACAAAGAATCTCGCCCCGGATTTTAAGACAATAGCTGATTTTCGAAAAAATAATAAAGATGGAATAAAAAATATCTTCAAAGAGTTTTTATTCTTTTGCAAGAAAATGAATCTACTAACTCTTTCAATAGTTGGAATTGATGGAACGAAGCTAAGAGCACAGAACGGACAAAATAATGTATTTAAAAGAGAGCGTATTGAAAATATCGAGCAAAATATAAAATCCAAAATACAGGAATATTTGGAGGAATTAGAATTGAATGATATTTCCGAAGCAAATGAACTAAATCTTAAAGATGGAGATGAAGCCAGGGATGTATTAAATAAACTAAAAAGACTAACGAAATACAATGATAAAGTGAAAGGGATTCGGGAATTATTTGAAAACGACCCGGAACTACAGGTCTATTTTGCTAACGACACAGATTCAAGATTTCAAAGTGACAAAGGAAAAATTCGTCCTGGATATAATGCCCAAACTGCAGTGGATAATACAAATAAGTTGATTATTGCAAATGATGTATCGCAAAAGTCAAATGACCTGGAACAAATGACTCCTATGATTGAAAAAGTCCAGTCGATAAAAGAAGAACTTAAAATAGAAAATGAGACAAATGCAGTAATGGATTCCGGATATTTTAGTGAAAAAGAAATAATGAATAATAAAGATAAATCGGGGATAAATATTATAGTACCAGATACCAAATCTGCACTGGATAGTAATAATAAGCGTGAATGTAAAAGTAATCCTGATAAACTTCCTGCAAAAGGATATGAAATCCAGGATTTTGTTTATGATAAAGAGCGGGATATATACGTATGTCCGGCAGGAAAAGAATTAAATAGACAAAATGAAAATCCAAGACAGACGTCATACGGGATTTATGTAAATGAGTATAAATGTAAGGAATGTAAAGATTGTTTTCATAGAGCAAAATGTACCAATAGTAAAACTGGACGAACTATTCGGGTCTCGATAAACCGAGAGACAATGGATGATTTTAAAAAAGAGATGGGGAACGAGGAAAATAAAAAGCTAATTCGTAAACGTAAGGAGATTGTGGAACACCCATTTGGCACTATAAAGAGAAATTTGGGGTTCACTTACTTTATACAAAAAGGAATTAGAAGCGTTCAGGCCGAATTTAGTTTCATATGTTTTGCTTATAATTTTAAAAGAGTCATAAATATTCTGGGAATAAGGGCTTTTATAGATGCTGTAAATGCAAAATAGTAGGAATAATAGATTTTTATTTGATGGATAGCAATGAATTTTCTCTCTTTTATGACTTATAGTAAATTTATTTACTAAAAACCAATTTGGAATGATTGGTTTTTAGTTTTTTTAGTAAGAACCGAGTTCGTCAATATCTACAGGTTTTTTTTTGCTCACTTTTCACACAGTCTGTCAGGGGAGCCAGGGCTAAGAGAGGGTATAGTTCACTTTCTTTAAATCTTATTCTTTTTCAAATTCTACTTTTAAGGAATTATAATATTCTTTACTTACAACAAAAGGATAATCCGCTTCAAAGTCACTCAGGAAGTAATGAACACCGAAAGTTATATCACTATATTTAAAATATAAAAGTCCATCACAATCAGAGTTCAATTCTTCGATTCTTTTTGCATCCGGATGAGTTGTATATCCAACGAGCATAAAGTATTTAGCTTTAATATCTTCGCATATTCTATCGTATAGTTCAAGGTCGATGCTCTTCTCTTCTATAGAGTGCTTCCCACTTTCGGCTAAGCTGTTATAAAAATACATAAAAGAATCCTGGCAGTGTCCTATGTCGCTACGATTTCGCAGACTGATGAGAGGTATTTGTTCTATTTCGTAAAACTTTAGAACAACATAGCCCGGAACTGCTTCAATAAAATTCACCAGTTCCCTTGTTTCTTTGTGTAGGTCTTTAGGACTTTTCTTTTCCATCAGTTTCTCTTGTTATTCAATATGAATCTTGCGATTTTATAGATTCTGTGCATCATACTTAATTTG
Encoded here:
- a CDS encoding IS1182 family transposase; the protein is MNYIQGTSREQIVLYSECLDNVIKEDSPVRVIDAYVDNLDLKKLGFKIPKLETGKPPYNPHDLLKIYLYGYIERIRSSRKLEKECNRNQELRWLTKNLAPDFKTIADFRKNNKDGIKNIFKEFLFFCKKMNLLTLSIVGIDGTKLRAQNGQNNVFKRERIENIEQNIKSKIQEYLEELELNDISEANELNLKDGDEARDVLNKLKRLTKYNDKVKGIRELFENDPELQVYFANDTDSRFQSDKGKIRPGYNAQTAVDNTNKLIIANDVSQKSNDLEQMTPMIEKVQSIKEELKIENETNAVMDSGYFSEKEIMNNKDKSGINIIVPDTKSALDSNNKRECKSNPDKLPAKGYEIQDFVYDKERDIYVCPAGKELNRQNENPRQTSYGIYVNEYKCKECKDCFHRAKCTNSKTGRTIRVSINRETMDDFKKEMGNEENKKLIRKRKEIVEHPFGTIKRNLGFTYFIQKGIRSVQAEFSFICFAYNFKRVINILGIRAFIDAVNAK